The following proteins come from a genomic window of Vidua chalybeata isolate OUT-0048 chromosome 2, bVidCha1 merged haplotype, whole genome shotgun sequence:
- the LOC128783644 gene encoding alpha-2-macroglobulin-like protein 1 isoform X3 codes for MYLQGRGVWYTYGKAVQGSVKAVVCRKHIRYNRKSSKAKRSICKDYTGKTNDDGCFSTEVNTKIFHRKHSDNYDFNLEAEAFLKESGTGVEFNTTENCKVTFDITTLQFWGTSYYYQQGAPYYGNLELRSANGTHLKNKKVILTVSYGSRKQTKTYLTDDTGMASFVLETSAWDNSSKVILQAKSQPEDSNGRNVKVSYGTASLPLRAFYSSSRSSVRIQPVQAVPACGDVQQVTVHYHILATELGHRAAKAHFYHLVMARGSLVHHGQTTVLLDLPSGQYSGAFNITLPIDLISSMATLFVYIAFPEGQVAADTLRLKVSSCFRNHVKLGFSDAVALPGSAVRLHVQAAPGSLCSIRAVDKSVLLLRPEAELSRDSVYNMFSYAQEQLSTLTDVYSDYCTIHKSPGITDASQTTLSPGMMSPFMYNRYSYAVSQPDVYELLKNAGLTFLTSLKIKSPIECRTQTIFDYNYMSFDELADLESLYPEADAAVEAAEAEHTELGSESVPARTWFPETFIWTLVPINDSGAAELAVTVPDSITDWRAMTFCTSESHGLGISETTSLRSFKPFFVEPTLPYSVFQGESFPLKVKVFSYLKQCMALQLSLLDSRDFEFLHENVRFSLCLCPDSAKTFSWDMKATKLGKVNFTVTAEVVEQEDVCTERTAVVPESGGKDTVVKHLLVKAEGQLEEKTHTSLLCPEGTLASETISFTMPENIVLGSERAHISFLGDIMGTALDNIDELLQMSSGCGEQNMVHFAPNVFITRYLEETGQLTPEIKQKAIGYLESGYQQQLLYKHTDGSYSAFGEGSEPGNTWLTALVLKTFSQARDFIHIDEQNIKDAASALIKSQTPSGCFKSVGKLFNNGLMGAVEEGLGLSSVIVIALIHSGMPHSDPVVGKALKCIRDLVHADTGSPNLYSLALAANAFAVAGDKALRQKILKILDKAAIISDDQIFWSQQSKQEEDSLSWYRAPSVDVELTSSILMAHLTKSSLSSDEIKKASKIVSWLTKQQNPYGGFASTQDTVAALEALALYATNIFSKDSPDLQVSLTSKGFSQNFRVDKSNRLLLQTVELPAIPQDYTLRVQGHGCLFLQAILRYHIPPLRSEATFAVSVQTECTVPDATQFPVTIHARYTGNRVSTNMVLIQVELLSGYSPVAGSLEELKKMPLVKKVESKADQVVLYLEELTRQPQTYTFLVEQDMQVKDHKPANIKIYDYYMPEETAVMSYSVPCK; via the exons ATGTACCTTCAGGGTAGAGGAGTATG GTACACCTATGGGAAAGCAGTCCAGGGTAGCGTGAAGGCTGTGGTGTGCCGTAAACACATCCGCTATAACCGGAAGTCTTCCAAAGCCAAGCGCAGTATTTGTAAGGATTACACTGGCAAG ACAAATGATGATGGCTGCTTTTCCACTGAAGTGAATACTAAGATTTTCCACCGGAAGCACAGTGATAATTATGATTTCAATCTGGAGGCTGAGgcttttctgaaagaaagtGGAACAG GGGTGGAGTTCAACACCACTGAAAACTGCAAGGTCACTTTTGATATCACAACTCTCCAGTTCTGGGGGACAAGCTACTACTATCAGCAAGGAGCTCCCTACTATGGAAAT CTGGAACTCAGAAGTGCCAATGGGACACACCTGAAGAACAAGAAGGTGATTCTTACGGTGTCCTATGGGAGCAGGAAGCAGACCAAGACCTACCTCACGGATGACACTGGGATGGCCTCCTTCGTCTTAGAGACATCAGCATGGGACAACAGCAGTAAAGTTATACTACAG GCGAAATCCCAGCCGGAGGACTCAAACGGTCGAAACGTGAAGGTGTCTTACGGCACTGCATCGCTCCCACTGAGGGCCTTCTACTCCTCCAGCCGCAGCTCTGTGAGGATCCAACCCgtgcaggcagtgccagcctgtGGGGATGTGCAGCAGGTCACTGTGCACTACCACATACTCGCCACAGAGCTGGGCCACCGGGCTGCCAAAGCACACTTCTACCACCTG GTTATGGCCAGAGGGTCCCTTGTGCATCATGGCCAAACAACAGTGCTTCTTGATCTACCATCAG gTCAGTACAGTGGGGCTTTCAACATCACTCTGCCCATTGACCTCATTTCATCCATGGCTACCCTCTTTGTTTACATTGCCTTCCCTGAGGGACAAGTGGCAGCTGACACCCTCCGTCTGAAAGTGTCCAGCTGCTTCAGGAACCAT GTGAAGCTTGGCTTCTCAGACGCAGTGGCTCTCCCAGGATCGGCTGTCCGTCTCCATGTGCAGGCTGCGCCAGGCTCCCTGTGCAGCATCCGTGCAGTAGACAAAAGCGTCCTTCTCCTGAGGCCAGAGGCTGAGCTGTCCAGGGATAGT GTGTATAATATGTTCAGCTAtgctcaggagcagctcagcaccctcacagaTGTCTACAGTGACTACTGCACTATCCACAAGAGCCCGGGAATCACTGATGCCTCTCAGACAACCCTTTCACCAGGAATGATGTCACCATTCATGTACAACAGATACTCTTATGCAGTGTCCCAACCAGATGTTTATGAACTTCTGAAG AATGCAGGTCTAACATTTTTAACCAGCCTTAAAATCAAGTCTCCAATTGAGTGCCGCACCCAGACCATTTTTGACTACAACTACATGT CTTTTGATGAGCTGGCAGACTTGGAGAGCTTGTACCCAGaagcagatgctgctgttgaagCTGCTGAGGCAGAGCACACCGAGCTGGGCAGTGAGTCAGTGCCAGCACGAACCTGGTTCCCAGAGACTTTCATCTGGACTCTGGTTCCCATCAA TGATTCAGGGGCTGCTGAGCTAGCTGTCACAGTACCTGACAGTATCACAGACTGGAGAGCCATGACCTTCTGCACCTCGGAGAGCCACGGCTTGGGAATCTCAGAGACCACCAGCCTGCGGAGCTTCAAGCCCTTCTTCGTGGAACCCACTTTGCCCTATTCTGTTTTCCAGGGAGAGTCATTTCCCCTGAAAGTCAAAGTCTTCAGCTACCTGAAGCAGTGCATGGCG CTCCAGCTTAGCCTATTGGACTCCAGGGATTTTGAGTTTCTTCATGAAAATGTCAGGTTCAGTCTTTGCCTGTGCCCCGATTcagcaaaaacattttcctgggACATGAAGGCTACAAAACTAG GGAAGGTGAATTtcactgtcactgctgaggTGGTGGAGCAGGAAGATGTTTGCACGGAGCGTACAGCTGTTGTGCCGGAGTCCGGAGGGAAGGACACAGTGGTTAAACACCTGCTGGTGAAG gcagaggggcagctggaggaaaAGACCCACACCTCACTCCTGTGCCCTGAAG GAACTTTGGCTTCAGAGACAATCTCTTTCACTATGCCAGAGAACATTGTCCTTGGGTCAGAGAGAGCCCACATCTCTTTCTTAG GTGACATTATGGGAACAGCACTGGACAACATAGATGAGCTTCTCCAGATGTCCAGTGGCTGTGGTGAGCAGAACATGGTTCATTTTGCCCCAAATGTCTTTATCACACGATACCTTGAAGAAACAGGACAGCTGACTCCAGAAATCAAACAGAAGGCAATTGGCTATCTGGAAAGCG GAtatcagcagcagctcctgtacAAGCACACAGACGGTTCATACAGTGCCTTTGGGGAAGGAAGTGAGCCAGGAAACACTTG GCTTACTGCTCTTGTCCTGAAGACCTTCAGCCAAGCCCGGGACTTCATCCACATAGATGAACAAAATATAAAGGATGCTGCCAGTGCACTGATTAAAAGTCAGACTCCATCTGGCTGCTTCAAGAGTGTGGGGAAGCTCTTCAACAATGGTCTGATG GGTGCAGTGGAGGAAGgcctggggctgagctctgtgATCGTGATAGCTCTCATACACTCAGGGATGCCTCACTCC GACCCGGTTGTGGGGAAAGCTCTGAAGTGTATAAGAGACCTGGTCCATGCTGATACTGGCAGTCCCAACCTCTACAGCCTGGCACTGGCTGCAAACGCCTTTGCAGTGGCAGGGGACAAAGCCCTCAGGCAGAAAATCCTCAAAATATTGGATAAGGCTGCCATAATATCAG ATGACCAGATATTCTGGAGTCAACAGTCCAAACAGGAAGAAGATTCCCTATCTTGGTATCGGGCTCCATCTGTTGATGTGGAATTGACATCTAGTATCCTCATGGCTCATCTTACAAAGTCAAGTTTGTCATCAGATGAAATCAAAAAGGCATCCAAGATTGTGTCTTGGCTCACCAAGCAACAAAACCCATATGGAGGCTTTGCTTCAACCCAG gaCACGGTTGCTGCTCTGGAAGCCCTAGCCCTGTACGCAACCAACATCTTCAGCAAGGATAGCCCTGATCTTCAGGTTTCTCTCACTTCCAAGGGGTTCAGCCAAAACTTCCGAGTAGACAAAAGCAATCGCCTCCTGCTGCAGACAGTGGAGCTGCCAGCAATTCCCCAAGATTATACCCTGCGTGTGCAGGGCCATGGGTGTCTTTTCCTGCAG GCCATCCTGAGGTACCACATCCCTCCACTGAGGAGCGAGGCCACCTTTGCCGTATCCGTGCAGACGGAGTGCACCGTGCCCGACGCCACCCAGTTCCCTGTCACCATCCATGCTCG CTACACAGGGAACCGTGTGTCCACCAACATGGTCCTGATCCAAGTGGAGCTGCTGTCTGGATACAGCCCCGTGGCAGGTTCACTGGAAGAG CTAAAGAAAATGCCTTTAGTGAAGAAAGTTGAAAGCAAAGCTGACCAAGTTGTTCTCTACCTGGAGGAA CTGACTAGGCAGCCTCAAACCTACACTTTCCTGGTGGAGCAGGACATGCAAGTGAAGGATCATAAACCAGCCAATATCAAGATCTATGATTACTATATGCCAG AAGAAACTGCAGTGATGAGCTACAGTGTCCCATGCAAGTGA